In Nocardia yunnanensis, one DNA window encodes the following:
- a CDS encoding SAM-dependent methyltransferase, whose protein sequence is MTVTADTNQHYDLDPEIFGQFLDPLRKYSSALYDNDGDSLELAQRNKLRFVARRLGIQGGERLLDIGCGWGSLILFMAQEYGCDTLGISPAPRQHDYIAAQAQARGVERQVHTRVGHFERLELPAGSFDAVTMLGSIVHMPDLGEVFRRARTVLRRGGTLYVSESCFRNAAARRAFDERAGTEFVRSDIFGWGDLRPLSDLVTAAEDAGFTITSVDDLTDHYRRTIEDWIANVDAAADAIDGRQPGLAAKLRHYLEVANAGWGYTTKHYALGCRKAR, encoded by the coding sequence ATGACCGTCACCGCCGACACCAACCAGCACTACGATCTGGACCCGGAGATCTTCGGGCAGTTCCTGGATCCGTTGCGCAAGTACAGTTCCGCGCTCTACGACAACGACGGCGACAGCCTCGAACTCGCCCAGCGCAACAAGCTGCGGTTCGTCGCCCGCCGCCTCGGCATCCAGGGCGGCGAGCGGTTGCTCGACATCGGGTGCGGCTGGGGTTCGCTGATCCTGTTCATGGCCCAGGAGTACGGCTGCGACACCCTGGGCATCAGCCCCGCGCCGCGCCAGCACGACTACATCGCCGCACAGGCGCAAGCCCGCGGGGTCGAACGCCAAGTCCACACGCGCGTCGGGCATTTCGAGCGGCTCGAACTGCCCGCGGGCAGCTTCGACGCGGTCACCATGCTCGGGTCCATCGTGCACATGCCCGATCTGGGCGAGGTGTTCCGCCGCGCCCGCACGGTGCTGCGCCGCGGCGGGACGCTCTACGTCTCGGAGAGCTGCTTTCGCAATGCCGCCGCCCGCCGCGCCTTCGACGAGCGGGCCGGCACCGAGTTCGTGCGCTCCGACATCTTCGGCTGGGGTGATCTGCGGCCGCTGTCGGACCTGGTCACCGCCGCCGAGGACGCCGGCTTCACGATCACCTCGGTCGACGACCTCACCGACCACTACCGGCGCACCATCGAGGACTGGATCGCCAATGTGGACGCCGCCGCCGACGCCATCGACGGCCGCCAACCCGGCCTGGCCGCCAAGCTGCGGCACTATCTCGAGGTGGCCAATGCCGGATGGGGTTACACCACAAAGCATTACGCACTGGGCTGCCGCAAGGCCCGCTAG
- a CDS encoding acyl carrier protein yields MSTDDTLRTVTEIAVAETGLPAAELTPDADLRAMAGVDSVRVLRMIARIERTYDIELEDEDVFGTATLAQVAVVVDRALRDAA; encoded by the coding sequence ATGAGCACCGACGACACCCTGCGCACCGTCACCGAGATCGCCGTCGCCGAGACCGGACTGCCCGCCGCGGAGCTGACCCCCGACGCCGATCTGCGCGCCATGGCGGGCGTGGATTCGGTGCGGGTGCTGCGCATGATCGCGCGCATCGAACGCACCTACGACATCGAACTCGAGGACGAAGACGTCTTCGGCACCGCGACCCTGGCCCAGGTGGCCGTGGTCGTCGACCGGGCGCTGCGGGACGCGGCATGA
- a CDS encoding PaaI family thioesterase, with protein MPSPAAANPATVPVPWSVIPDYHCFGCSPHNPSGLRLSFTAHPDGLQARFRLDRCFESYPGIVHGGLTGVVCDETMGNLIVLVRHVPAFTVSQRTRFLAPLLVDHEYRCVATLSAPDAGDLIQASAEILDADGHSCASSTATYRPFALDSVRHQLSLRDDEVAVLDQALTMANALSPNGVPT; from the coding sequence ATGCCGTCTCCCGCCGCCGCGAATCCCGCGACCGTTCCCGTGCCCTGGTCGGTCATCCCCGACTACCACTGCTTCGGCTGTTCCCCGCACAATCCTTCCGGGCTGCGCCTGAGTTTCACCGCGCACCCGGACGGTCTACAGGCGCGCTTCCGCCTGGACCGCTGTTTCGAGTCCTATCCGGGCATCGTGCACGGCGGCCTGACCGGCGTCGTCTGCGACGAGACGATGGGCAACCTGATCGTGCTGGTCCGCCACGTGCCCGCCTTCACGGTCTCCCAGCGCACCCGCTTCCTCGCCCCGCTGCTGGTCGATCACGAATACCGCTGCGTGGCAACGCTGTCGGCTCCGGACGCCGGCGACCTGATCCAGGCGAGCGCCGAGATCCTCGACGCCGACGGCCACAGCTGCGCCTCCTCGACCGCCACCTACCGTCCCTTCGCGCTCGATTCCGTGCGCCATCAGCTGTCCCTGCGCGACGACGAGGTCGCCGTGCTCGACCAGGCCCTCACCATGGCAAATGCCCTCTCCCCGAATGGAGTTCCCACATGA